ATCAATCTTTTTGTTCTCATGACTACGGGTGACCAGATTCTTCCTTCTGTGACGATAGTCTGCGCGACCCTCGTCTCGCGTTATCAAGGTTTAGAAAGAACGGGAGATTCGGTATTCATTCATTGAAACTACTATATACAAAGAGAAAGAGGACGCAAGGTCCTCTTTCTCTTTGTAATGGTGGGTCTTCGGTGACTTGAACACCGGACCTCGCGCTTATCAAGCGCGCGCTCTAACCAACTGAGCTAAAGACCCACATATATTCAATTGTATTTCCCCAGCTAGCAAATTATAGAATAAACCAGAGCAAATAACTCGCTATACAGATTATTTTTAAAGAATTTTGCATTATTAGGTAGCTTTTCTAATTAAGCACAACAAAACTTCTAAATGCTCAAGCTTAGTCAAAGGATTCATCAAACTTACTCTCAGATAAACTTGCCCGCGCAAGTCTGTTTTTACCAAATAAAAATCTCCAGAACGAATGATTATTTCTCTAATATCTTTTTGCAGTTGATTTAATTCAACAGTGTTCAATTCTTTTTTAAGATATCGAAAACAAACAATATTGGACTCTGGTTCAATCGCAAGTTCAAAATCATCTTGCTGTTTGATTAATTCAGCAAATCTTGTGGCAAGATCGTGAGTGTAATCAATATAGTCAGAGAAAAACTCTTCTCCATGGATAGCAAGTGAGAGATATAATTTCATCGCCATATTGGGCTTAGTACATTCAACCGTGCGATTACAAGTATCGCGCTCTATAGAGTTGTGATCTAACAAGTAACTAGCCTCTTGAGAAAAAGTCGCATAAGACTCCTTGCGATTTTTGTAGATCACTGCAGTGATCAAACTCGGAATCGCCATCATCTTGTGCGCGTCCCAAACTACAGAATCCGCTCTATTAATACCTTCTATCAAGTGCTTATATTTCTCAGACAAGGCAACAGAAGCGCCGTGAGCCCCGTCAACATGTAACCAAAGATCATTCTGCTCACAGAAATCTGCAATGCCATTCAAATCATCATAACTACCAGTCGCTGTAGAACAAGCACTTGCACAAACAGCTATGACTCTCTTACCATCTTTCTGGCTCTGCTTATAAACAGTTGCAAGCTCGGTTATTTTCATCTTGAAATTGTCATCAGTAGCTACTTGATAAATAGACTTACTGGCCAATCCCAAAATATGTGCAGCTCTAGAAATCGAATAATGGTTTTGATCAGAAACTATAATAGCCAAATCTTCCTTGACGCCTTCTTTCCAAACATCATAACCAGCCTTGACTTGGCGAGCCGTCAGCAAAGCCGTGAGGTTACCTAAAGAGCCGCCAGACGTCAATACAGCACCAGCTGTTTCAGTATTGATGTAAAGCTTCTTAGCAAGCCAACAAACAATCGCTTGCTCAATTCCATAACTAGCTGGTCCCATCTCATAAATAGTAGATGGACTATTCAGTAGAGAATAAGCTAACTCGGCAAGTGCTGCTGTAGGGATAGGGGTTGATACTTGATGACCAGCATAACGGGGAGAGTGTAAATGATTAGACTCATCAATAAATTTCTTGAGGATTTCTTCTATCTCGGATTTGCTATCAAAATTACTCTGCCAACTTACAATTGCCTGCTCTGGATCTTGCCACTTCAAGACAGGCAAATCATTTACTCCACTAAGATAATTAGCAAGCACTTCTATTACTTTATAGGCTCGTGTTTTAAAATCGTCGACGTTATAAGCATCAACAATTGACTTATAGCCTGACTTGACTTTCTCTGTCATTATTCAATTTTAACAAAACTAAGCAATAGCCAGTAAATAAACTTCATAAATCTCGCCATCAACAAGAATAGTTCTTGGGGCACCTTTACGGTTTTTCTTTTTGTTTGTAACAATCTTGGTTAGTTTTATATTGCTGACATCATGCGATCTCACCTTACCAGCTTGTGCCGCAGCACCAGAAGTCTGTTGTTCAAGTGAAAATTCTTTGCCTGCAGATTCACCATTCGCTCCAGCACCTTGTCCAGATTGCTGTTGATTTCCACCAGGTCTAATATTTGATAGTCCGCCAATACTCATGGCTTAGTTATATATAATCAAAGTTAAGGTTAGGTTATGAGGGGTTAAATATCCAAGATCGCTAAGCCTGAATACTCTTCAATAAAAGCCTTACGCGGTGCAACAACATCACCCATTAAAATATCAAAAATACGACTTGCTTCTTGTCCATCTTCAATCATCACTTGTTTAAGCGTTCTTGTTTCAGGATTCATAGTCGTATCCCAAAGTTGTTGAGGCATCATCTCACCAAGACCTTTGAAACGTTGGATAGCTACCTTCTCACCAAACTCAGCTAATGCAAGCTCCAATTGATGATCCGAATAAACATATTTCACTTTTTTCTTGTGCTCAAGTTTGTAGAGAGGTGGTTGTGCCACAAAGACATGTCCATTCTCAATCAATTGACGAGCATATCTAAAAAAGAAAGTAAGAATCAAAGTACGAATATGAGCTCCATCAACGTCCGCATCGGTCATGATGACAACTCTTTTGTAACGAAGTTTTTTGAGATCCAGGTTTGCAGCATCCATCTTCAAAACAGCAGCTTCACCCTTCTTACCACTAGCTTCATCATTTTCAAATGGTACCAAACCAATAGCTTGAATCATTGATTGAATCTCAGTATTGTCATAGAGCTTGTCTACAGTCGCTCTTTCAACGTTGAGGATCTTACCTCTAAGTGGAAGTATCGCTTGATAATTACGATCGCGCCCTTGCTTTGCTGAACCACCCGCAGAATCACCCTCAACTAGATATACCTCACAAAGCTCAGAGTCAGTATTTGAGCAATCAGAAAGCTTACCAGGTATTCCAGAAGAGCCTTCTAGAGCTGACTGCCTGCGAACAGCGTTTCTTGCTTTCTTGGCAGCTTCACGCGCCTTGCGCGACATGATCGCCTTATTGACAATCGCTCTAGCGTCTTTAGGATTTTTGTCAAGCCAATCAGAGAAATGGTCACCCATAATCTGCTGTACGGCAGAACTAACTTCATTATTAAGGAGTTTAACTTTGGTCTGAGATTCAAACTGAGGGTCTCTCACTTTGACAGAGATAATTGCAGTGAT
This sequence is a window from Cyanobacteriota bacterium. Protein-coding genes within it:
- a CDS encoding aminotransferase class I/II-fold pyridoxal phosphate-dependent enzyme, with product MTEKVKSGYKSIVDAYNVDDFKTRAYKVIEVLANYLSGVNDLPVLKWQDPEQAIVSWQSNFDSKSEIEEILKKFIDESNHLHSPRYAGHQVSTPIPTAALAELAYSLLNSPSTIYEMGPASYGIEQAIVCWLAKKLYINTETAGAVLTSGGSLGNLTALLTARQVKAGYDVWKEGVKEDLAIIVSDQNHYSISRAAHILGLASKSIYQVATDDNFKMKITELATVYKQSQKDGKRVIAVCASACSTATGSYDDLNGIADFCEQNDLWLHVDGAHGASVALSEKYKHLIEGINRADSVVWDAHKMMAIPSLITAVIYKNRKESYATFSQEASYLLDHNSIERDTCNRTVECTKPNMAMKLYLSLAIHGEEFFSDYIDYTHDLATRFAELIKQQDDFELAIEPESNIVCFRYLKKELNTVELNQLQKDIREIIIRSGDFYLVKTDLRGQVYLRVSLMNPLTKLEHLEVLLCLIRKAT